One Phaseolus vulgaris cultivar G19833 chromosome 2, P. vulgaris v2.0, whole genome shotgun sequence DNA window includes the following coding sequences:
- the LOC137809107 gene encoding uncharacterized protein: MPFYLGAFLAVALDWRAQARNVVLQTQTLQDLEARVVALEEENKTLGRQNEAHQASLKLAQEAKEEAEKQLDEAMELQIDFYAREVTLQVQADKLERMEGEMTTQAKVLGLLQVDHNKLQIEVSRLRVEKEALEKLVASGDATIEELEKDKKTLIHDMRGNLRGGVQRGSGPGRL; the protein is encoded by the exons atgcctttctacttgggagccttcttggccGTGGCCCTTGACTGGCGTGCCCAAGCTAGAAATGTTGTCTTGCAGACACAAACCCTCCAGGATCTGGAAGCAAGGGTGGTTGCTCTAGAGGAGGAAAATAAGACTCTGGGACGCCAAAACGAGGCCCACCAAGCCTCTCTGAAGTTGGCGCAAGAGGCCAAGGAGGAGGCTGAAAAGCAACTGGATGAGGCGATGGAGCTACAAATCGACTTCTACGCTCGGGAAGTCACCCTCCAAGTTCAG gctgacaagCTGGAGCGAATGGAGGGGGAGATGACTACTCAGGCCAAGGttttgggccttctccaggttgaccacAACAAACTGCAAAtcgaggtcagccggctccgtgtggagaaggaggctttggagaaactggtagcttctggggacgccaccattgaggagTTGGAGAAGGACAAGAAAACCCTTATCCATGACATGCGCGGgaaccttcgaggaggggttcaaagaggctctggcccaggccGTCTGTGA